The Xiphophorus maculatus strain JP 163 A chromosome 5, X_maculatus-5.0-male, whole genome shotgun sequence nucleotide sequence AAGTCCACCATCCAGTTCCTTTTGTCGCATCCAAACTCTGACAGCCTGTTCCCGGGAGGTCAGCCGCACCTCTACCACCGGACGGAGAGCGGTAGCTGGGAGAGGCTTGTCCAGTCATAACAAGTCACAGCTGAACCTTTAAATGctatttgactgtttttttgttttccaatggAAACACTGACCCCTTTTCAATCAGAGTATTTTCTCAAGGATCCAATCCCAGACCAGCgctttgcaaatgtattcataccaCATGGATCATTTCCGATCGGCTCCTCTGAGTAAAGCCAgttttgtatttgcattttgCAGATTGGATGGAGGGTTTTTGTGATTATCATTTTTCAAGTCTACAGATTCTTTTAGATTAGCTTGAGGATTTTGATTGGGATACTTTAACACGCAAatatactttgatctaaaccattgcTCAAGCCAACACACATTATTTACGTATTATCTAAGCCAACACAGCTTGTGTAAATAGTTAAATTACTCTCCTAAAGTTCTGGAGGAGTTGTGTTGAACCACGGAAAGACCTAGAACTTGCAGAATACCGGACCCTGAGGACTTACTTTGATATGTCTGGTTTAGATTGAATGCTAATGTCTTCACCGGTTAACAGTTATGATTTAAGCTTTTACACACCTGACCTGTTTTCTGGGGGGCCCTGGTTTTCacaatgctgtttgttcactaacgCACActagcaaacctctgaggccttcacagaataGCTCGATTTTAACTAATTTATATTTACTCATACGAGGAAttagggctgggcgatatgACTTCAAAATTAAATCTCAGATTTCGTCATTCCAGATCcgatattgtttttttcttgctttcttttctttaaaagaaaaaagagaaaatattttcaaaaagtggcttttgtCATTCTTTTTGTGAGTTGTACAAGGGTGTATTAGGGCCAGgcaacacaattttaaaaattgtttaattgcgagaatatagtcataatattagcagaataaagacaaattTTACTAGAAGAACGTcttaaaattgcaataaaaagttgtttttatgagATATAAGCTTCTAAAGAGTTAGTTGGCTACCTAAATCCATGTCggttttttcttcagaataGACAGTCGTTTGCACAATTGTTTCAAAGTCCTGTtgctgataataatttgatgctggTGTGTTAAAAGATGAGGTATTTTCTTATCTGTAAAACTTATACCAGAGTATAACCTCGTACACataaacagaagctgtaaaaccTGTCCAGCAAGATGGCCGGCCTTGGGtctgctgacatcactctgaactatagAAACCCAAGGAATAAATtgttgaagatttaattttgcccaaaaatgaaatcttcaaaaacccAAATTTAGATTGATCGATAAAATGTATTCATCGTCCAGCCCTAGGAGGAATGTATTGATGATTATGTGACTTGTGAATATATTTGCttgctctgtattttatttgggggtATCTGCGTATTAGGACCTGTATGAATATGTTTACCACacttttgaggtttttattgGTTAAGGAGAATGggatattttcattttccttcaacatTTCAACATTATAGTTATGCACTACCTTATGttggtctgtctgtctgtctaaaTTAATGGAAGCTTCTTTTTCAAGGTGCAGCACATTACCTCTCCAGGCTCATATGGTAACAAGATGTATCCATTGGTCCACTGGATTGCTATGCATGGTTTCATAACTATACCAGTTTGTGGTTTAACTTTGCCTTAGTGTTGGCCGGTTTCACACTGCAGTCCAAAAGAAGTCGACACTTTGcccttattttctttcaaagtaaaGAAGATTTTTGGGGGGATGGGTTCACCACAGCTCTAATGAAAGCCCTACAGAGTAATAAATGGCCCTTTTCACACTGTTTCCTAAAAACAAGCGCCCTCACTGATTTTCTTCTGTACCTGCTGATGATGAATACTCAGTTGATCTTTCTTGGTGCCACCTTTTCATGGTTCATGTTTAGTCGGTGGGTTTATATTGTTTCACAGGTTTATATattgatgttttggtttttttttttatgtgagaaCATGTTTTTTCATACTATATTCCCTATGTGTCCACTGTTTCAGTTTAACTTGTGGAAATTGTAGTTTTGGTTTATATTAACAGAGTGTGAGTTTGACTCTTTCTGCTGCCAAAACATCAGATcttcaagaaaaacattacCCACGCAGGATTTCTGAAGAGAACCAAAGTGTTACCACAAACAGTACCACAcagtaaaaacacttttacagaAAGCCAGGGGAACTTCTGTTTAATGGAAAAGTCCATTTAAAAccgtccatccattttctaacacccttgtcccaagtggggtcaggagggctgctggtgccgatctccagctaacgttccgagcgagaggcggggtacatcctggacaggtcgccagtctgtcttagggcaacacagagacagacaggacacacaaccatgcacacacacacacacacctagggagaatatagagagaccaatttacctgacagtcatgtttttgtgggaggaagccagcaTACCCAGTGAGAACCCATTCATGCAGcgggaaaacatgcaaactccatgcagaaagaccccgggccgggaatcgaacccaggaccttcttgctgtgcagtgctaccaactgtgccactgttcAGCCCCCATTTAAAACCTTTCTGTATTTACAGACTCAAAACAAATATCTGTACTGTTCTAAAGTGCATAAATTGTAGAGGAAGTGGTcagttgaatgtttttttatctgtggaAATGTACCTTCAAAACTAGAGTtgtcttttatgtttatttatccTTCGCTCTTGACCATATCACACTTTATATGAATGTGTTTCTTTTCAAAAGTGCATGTGTTTATGTCAATCAAAATCCTCTGCGAGTAATGGTAGGAATTATGGCATAGTGCAGTAAAAAATCTGAGCATATGGCCTTCTGATAAACTGTTTCCTTCTAATCCTTGCAAGCTGCTTCAAGCACACTGCAACCTAAGATCCAGCGTTTCCTGGTCGATAGCGGTTTCCAGTTTTTCTGAGTTTCGCTCAGCcgtttttaatttgtgttttctatgGACTACATTACCAAAAAGAGGGGCACAAATTCTACTCATTCTTTGATGGGGTAATAGTTTTGCATCCAActgaaaattatgaaattacAAGCGTAACAGCGCTTATGTTTCCACCCTAGATTTAGTTCAAACAGCAAAAAGGTGGATCAAAGCGCGTTCTGCTGGTTggtgtgtttttcatttgagacacttttttttcctttaacacTGTCATGTCTGGGACGACAAACTGGGGAAACAAACCAATTTCCTTTCTGAATACTATGATGACGGCTAGACATTCACATAGTATTTATACCCAGTGGAGtcaaatatttagctacaaTTGTTCATGCCAGAGATTACAGGCATTCTTTGTCTTAATGCATCTAAtgaacagtaaaaaataattgtttaaaaaacattttatttcttggtGTATTTAACCTGCAGCGCATAGATCCCAGCTCATCTCTGGTCAATTGGAATTCATGATGGAAACTTATTTATGCgattgaattgaaatatttatatttttacttctatttataataataaacactaTAGAAGTGTATTCtccattttattgtattttttttggcaACATCAATTTAATTACCATATGTATATTTACCGAAGTATTTACTGGATGATGGCACGTTTAGCCCATCCGAGTATAGCTGACTGACTGTACTCTTACTACTCCacccattcattttttttacgtGGGTAATTTTTTACGTAAGAAAAATACGCAGTAGGAGTCGACCGCAGCCGGTGGAGGACTGTCGCTCCCTCTCTCTGTGCTGGAAGGAGTTTGACAAGCAAGTAGGCTACActgtgtggattttttttacagatttacaACGTTGACTGTCAGAGACAaacactattttttattttatttataaatgtaatttgttgaTACCTTAAAGGAAGCgtacagctgtgtgtgtgtgtgtgttaacgATCCTCCAGAGAAAAAGGGGAACGATGGTTTAACATCATGATTTAGTGAACTCCCAGCCCGGGACAACAACGTCTTCTGCTCTCCTTCATGTTGGGCGCAGACTGAATTATGCTCCAGGCGTTTCTGAGGCATGTCCGCCGCTTTCCGTGGGTCACGAATGTCACACTGTACGGCTGCCTGTTCGCCGGCGGAGACTTGGTCCATCAGTGGTTCTCCGCCAGGGACCAGATGGACTGGAGACACACGCGCAACGTCGCTGCGGTGGCGTTCAGTTTTCACGGGAATTTCAATTTCTTCTGGATGCGTTTGCTGGAGCGCAGGTTTCCGGGGAACTCCGCCGGGATGGTAATGAAGAAGCTGCTCTTGGACCAGACGACGGCAGCGCCCCTAGCCACCAGCGTCTTCTACACgggtcagtgaacgcatcaccACACTGAAAACACTGTGCTGTTAATAGTTGAAACATAAACATATCTGTCGATTTGTAACTTAAGCATAGGACATCGTGATCTTCTCATGTGTCCCATTGGTTCATAGTCCTACAGAGGTCAGGTCAAACTATCTCAGCGCTAAGATTAATTAGAAATTAATCTTAACTACCCTTTTTGAAGACTGGAGAACCATAATTGTCCCTTTTATTACATGTTTTAGACGTACACATCTGGGGATCttctatctttgttttgtttggcttCTTTCCATTTCTGGCATTAGTTTATAGTTTCTTTATGCCAACTGTTGCTGGTGCTTACAAAGATATTTAGAAATGGAGTAAAAAGTGAAACAGTCTTGCAGCTGATGCTGGGTTCCTAGGTTAGTGGGAGGACATGGAGATGGTTTTGCTTAAactgttacatttatttgagaaCATCTGTGTCCTCTACTAGGTAGTGGAGGTCaacaaataatttgaataattgGTTGAGAAACCGAAAAAGTCAACAATTATAAAGACagactttaatatttaataacagACACTGCTAAAAAAGGCAGCGCAGAGGGAGGAATTAAGGGAGTTAAGTGCTTagttcattttaacttttaaagaaataaatatcatcGGTTATTATTGTCTTACAAgttatttgaatgtattttttctagTACATATTAAACAGTTACGATTCGAAGTTGTATTGTTACAATTATCAAAACCGTTCAATACAGCAAAATACAttgcagtaattttttttaaccttatcGCTAACCCAATCAGCTCCCACCTAGCACATAACAATAACAccacaaaacagaaacagctttaAAATCAGGCCAAATACAGACTGAAAGGAGATTAGAGCTATTCTAGGAAGCTGATGATCCAGTTCTCTGCCAGTGACTCTACTTTCAGAGTAATGATTGGTGTGAAAATCATTTCCAACTACAAGCCGCCAACCTCACCTTGCTAACAACCAACAATTGGCTGAGGTCTTAAAACGGTTATTGAGTTATTTTTGACGAATCTGCTCATACACACTACCCCTTTAACCCTCAGCTGCTTTCCTTCTTGCAACAAGTTTCCATTGAGGATCAGCTGAAATGGTATTTAACATTTTCGAAACAGAGAAAGCTTGTCAACTTGTTCTGTCTTCACCAAGATCTTCAAAAGATCATTTTGTTTCTATATGAAACCCATTCTCACTGAACTGAATGATTACAGACTTATTCTTGCACCATCTGTAATCATAAAATCCTTTGAGAGACTAGAGATGGCGTGCCAGTGAACAATATCCAATTTGCTTACCAGGGACTGTCATGGAAGGATTCTGTTAAGTTGGGGCTGCATCACCTTCTGGCAACATCCTGAGCTGCCAGTAAGATATGAACAGATCCCCTATgagaaataaatgtgcttaaaatatagtttttaaataagtttacTGTCTACAAGTGGATTAAgaacctttttaaaaacagacaacagCTAAAGAGACCAGGGAAAATTTGCATCCAGGTGTTCCTCAGGGCTGTGTTTTCTCCCCTGTTATCTTCTCCATCGAGAATAACAACTGTGCATTTATGCACCTCTGCTAAACATCTTAAATTTACAGAAGACATGTtccaaatatatattataattGTTGTGTAAGTAGCTGCGTTGTAAGAACATGTTTATATCCTGCGCATCTATTTAGCCGAACTATGAAGTCTGCTATATGGATAAAACAACCTACTTGTGctattttttgttgattaaGTTGGGAATAAAGTATAAGCACGGGAGAGAATTAGgtcaacaagaaaaaaaatcctatctTATGCCAACATGTTTggcaataaaatgctttttttttggtaagCTAGTAACTTCTGCTGAGTAAGAAatgtagcatttatttttttatattatttcagaAGCAGCAATGTTTACCCAGATTACCTGAAAGGTGTAATTAATGACAAACTGCGTAATGGCTTCAGTTTTTACCTGTGAACATGACAAACCCTTGATAAGGACtgatattcatccatccatccattcattttctagcACTCTTGTCCCTTAGGAGGGGTGCTCCTCGTGACCCCCTgactggtgtctatctccagctaacgttccgggcgagaggcggggtacaccctggacaggtcgccagtctgttgcagagGACTGATATTTGAGACTATAAATCTAAGATTATCTGTGGTTGATGGATGATGTTTGTTGAGTATTGAGAAATTAGTGGAAAGAAGGGAGGCGAACTGAATCGAACACAAAGTTGTAAACCAAACCTGTGGATTTTGGAAACTTTGAAACCACCAAAAGCTTAAATGTACAGCGCCATGTTCTTTTTTGTGCCcatatgtattattttgtacaACTAATCCCAATTATTAAAAGTTATCTAAGTTCTTAGTGATTCCAGCCAGGATAAAaaatctgcatctttttcaGGAAACCAATATATTTGCtgttgttaataaaaaaaaaaaaggtttatgagAATATTGCTCATTCTGTTTAAATAGCAAAAGTTCGTTTATGaagtgcttttttatttaaattttttttaccagtgaCTTATTGCTTTTTAGCAGTGCTTATAATGGTCTCTTCCATGGTCACTGTAAATCATTTTTGTGCGGTATCTTCTTCTCCAATCAGGTGTCAGTTTTTTGGAGGGCAAAGAAGACATCCTGGAAGACTGGAGGGAAAAATTCCTGAACACTTATAAGGTGGGTCAACTCTCAAAAGCAcggatttttctttctgtccaagatggaaataaaagtaagaatATAAACAtactctgtttttctgcagattaCTCCCACAAAAGATAAGGAGtgaaattttatattattaccctgtgaaaaaaagcagatttctgCTACTTCTTGTGTCTGTTAGGAGGTCACCTATTTCGTTCTTCTTTTCTTAATGTGTATTTGCACGGGGATAAGTGTTAAGTATAAACAAATACTGAACGCTATAACATTTATAGATTTAGCTCATTTGCACTGCATGTCCACAGATGGGCCTCTAATgaagtaaaacaatttttaaaaaacaataaagcactCATGGTAAAGCCTGTCTTCTTTATAATTTTGGGCTCCTGAGATTTCAAGGTATGAATGAACAGCACATAGAGCTATGAAACGTTTGGAGCTGAGGTTAAAGACCGGTTCTGCCACAAGGTTGGCTATTCATTCCACAGCTTCTCCACGTCAAAGAGTTCCTGTTCAACACGATTCACAGGACTGAGTAACCAAACGTGACTGAGTTTCTATAATTGTACCTCTGCTGGTGATTTTTATTGGATCCGTTCTAACTCTTCCAGTTGCAGAGGTAGAGAAGTACAGAATTTCTAAGTGTAAACCagagaaattatttgtttttgcttgttagaatattaaaacacattcaatTTTTTGATTGTAAGAATCTCCGCAGGTGAAATAAAGTAgctttgcttctgttttcttctgttttctgatttctgtttctcGTTTTTTCAGACTGGGTTGATGTTCTGGCCGTTCATGCAGGtaattattaacatattttgcaCGACTGTCTGTATTGGTGAAATCCAGCATCCATCAAGAAAAAGGATCTTTTTACcctttaatttgtaatttacaTGCATTATTGTTGATCCAAGAATGCAAGGTGATGGCTAACTTTGGTCTGCATATCTGGCTGAGTCTCAGTTACCTGCTCTATTTATAAATGAACATGTAACCTTTCTACCTCAACTGTTAGCAGTGGATAAAGCAAGTGTgcaaatatttatacaaatacaGATGTATTTAGGAATGTATTAGGAAAACATGATATTCCAATACTATTTCTGCAATAACAATGAGTTGTAATTAGACTCAATTTTCCTCactattcttctttttttcatcgcCATAGTTTCCCGTCATTCTTCCTTTGCTTTATGAAATCTCTCAGTTGTGCGAACATTAAAAGTTCCTCCAAGTGGCCAGTCATATTACTGACAAGCAAAATGGTAATGCACAGCCTTTTAGATATGAAAGCTTAATAAATAGTGATTTCAATAATGTACACAGTGACGCCGAGAAGATGATTGCGATTAAGTCTGTAATTCAACTATcaactgttcaaaaataaaaacatttgttttattgaatccAACATCAAAAACCcattaattttctttctctggTTGGCATTCTCACAGATGACATCAGTGTTAGCCTCAAAAGTCCTCTTATTGTCCGGAATGGTGTCCAAATATTGATAAAATCCATAATAGAAACCAGCTGACCTCCAGCTTACAGCAGAGCTGCACTCATCGGCACACGACAGGAGCACAAACACTGCTGCAAGTCGCCGCAATATATTCATATTCACGAAATATTCATATTCTCAGCATAGCCAGAAGCTTTTCATAAATCCTAAATCActtctttcatattttgtttttttttatgtcaggtTGTTATACTATCCCTTTAGTGTTGCGCACTGAAGGGATAGTATAACGGGTCAGGAGACGTGTCCTCTGGATCAATGTGGCCTGAGTGATTGGACCCGAAAGCGTGCTGGACACTTTCACACAAGTATTTAACGCTTCCTCCTTCTTAGCAGATTACCCAAGAAGCAGATTAACACCAGGTGGACAAAGAGCCTCAGGATAAACTTGTTCCCATGTATTTTGTATCAGTTACGGTAAAACAGTATTTCTAAAAACAAGTTCAAGGactttagaaatataaaatatgtagaactattaaaaatgttatagtCATACACAGGGTATTACTTAGAATTAACAAGCTATTTACTAGATGTTGATgctaaaataaagtcagaataaatgatcaaaatgaaaatgtgtatgtgtatgcaggctaatacataaaaatagaataataagTGCCTACCCTTGTTTGCTGAAACCAGCAGCTCTACTGTATGATGCTTATAGCTGGTCCTTTCTGCGACTTCTCGTCTATTGAGTTTTAATCATAGCAACTGTGCCTTTCATATATTAAGAGGTGTCTGTTTCTCCAAGTTTCTGAACTTCGCCCTGGTGCCTCTGTACGTGCGGACCACCTTCACCGGCTGCTGCGCCTTCGTCTGGGCCACCTTCCTCTGCTTCTCGCGTCAGACTGGGGACGGCACAGCCGGAGCTGCTCTGGCATGGATGTTCCCCCCGAAAGACGAGGCAGCTGAACCTGCCAAAGACGAAATAGAGTCAAAGCAAAAGGTGGAGGAAAAGGCAGCATCCAGGACTGCATAATAGGAGTACTGGAAGTTGTTTTGTCAGGAGGCGATAATGGAGGATAAAAACTGGATTCATCAGGTCCAAAGGACAGCATTTCAGTCCTGTTTCTACTGTctcattgttttcaaaaacactgCCAGACCCATAAACCGAGGTCTCCCTGATGCTGCAAACCTCCACCAGCCTGTTGAAAGTGTTCATAAAGCACAGCAATAGAAATACAGCAAGTCTAAAAATATGATCTAGTCTTACTGTGCATTATGCTGACCTGTCA carries:
- the mpv17l gene encoding mpv17-like protein yields the protein MLQAFLRHVRRFPWVTNVTLYGCLFAGGDLVHQWFSARDQMDWRHTRNVAAVAFSFHGNFNFFWMRLLERRFPGNSAGMVMKKLLLDQTTAAPLATSVFYTGVSFLEGKEDILEDWREKFLNTYKTGLMFWPFMQFLNFALVPLYVRTTFTGCCAFVWATFLCFSRQTGDGTAGAALAWMFPPKDEAAEPAKDEIESKQKVEEKAASRTA